The sequence below is a genomic window from Salicibibacter cibarius.
TGGAATAAGTCTGGATTCAGATGGATCCTTTAATTGGATCTTAATGAAACATAAGAGCATTTATGTTTATTTACATCTTACAGATTAGTGTGGTAGCCATAATGAAACATAAGTTATCCTGTTTGGTATTTAACCAAATAAACATAATTTATTTTCTTCTTACTCCCCTTTATCGTTCCCGTTCCTGTTAATACGATGTAAGCGACATTCCTGATATTCCTGATTCTAATGCTGGTCTGCAAAAAGCCACCAATATAATGTACTGAGAAAGCCTAGCAAACTTGTAATGCCGATGATGATTAAACTGCTCCAACTGATGATGGTTTCTCCGGTTAAACCACTGTAGAGTGCCGGTACCGCCCATGGAAAATATTCACCGTGCCCTACAGCCGTAAGAATTTGAGAAAAAATAAGGGTAATAATGACAAAGCCTACCGGAGCTAAATACCCACGACTATAACTTGCAAAGAAAGCAACAGGCGTACTTAGAACAATCGTTAACATGGTAACGATTAGTATGACATACAGATTCTGCATCACGATGGCTGAAGACCATTGTGGAAGCCCTACGATCCACCCAATAAAAAAACCGAGAGCTACGATATATGCACTTAATACTATGTTTGTCATAAATGATGCTAAAAATTTTGATGTAACAATCACTGCTCTTGAATAAGGAAGAGTCAGTAGATCTTTTACAGTGTTATCCACGTATTCCCTTCCAAATATCCAACTTGTAACAAAACCAAAAACGAAAATACCGCCTACTCCAATCATTTGGGCATGTAAATCTAAATAGGACTGCCAATTAGCCTCTCCTGCAACTTGTGCTTGAGCTCCGACTAATCCAGCACTTTCCGCAAGTGCTGGATCTTTTAATACGAACATAAAAAAGCCAGCCATTAGTGGAGCAATGCTAAAAGCTGCTGCGATTATCCAAATGACTTTGGACTTGATGATTTTAAGTCCTTCCGTGTGCAAGGTAGCGAGAAAATATTTCATTGCAATGTTTCACCTCCTCTTTCGATGATGTTTAGAAAATGAGATTCTAAGTTTTCCTCTTTTACAGTTAATTTTGTTGGGGGAAACCCTTTGTAAACAAGCAATCGGGATATCTTATCGGGATCTTGAATTGCCCTTCTATCGGTGGTTTCAATTAATCCTTTGTTATTTATTTTTGAGATGTACCCAGCCGTTGTTAGTTGAGAAATAGCTGACTGATTATTACGAGTATCAATGACCAGCTGTTGATTGAGAAGGTCACTCAATTTAATGGATTCAATTTCTTGTATTAATCGTCCATTATGAATAATGCCAATTTTCGTTGCTATTTTAGCTACTTCACTAAGCAGATGACTGCTCATTAAAATGGTAACGCCTCTATTAAACGCTAAATCTTGAAGTAATTTTCTAATTTCTACAATTCCTGAAGGGTCTAAGCCATTCATTGGCTCATCTAAAATTAAGATTTCAGGTGAATGAAGAAGAGCCTTTGCAATTCCTAACCGTTGAGCATTCCCTAATGAAAGAGTCCCTGCCTTCTTTTGGGCATATCGTGTTAAATGAAGCTGTTCCATTACTTTTGGCACGATATCGGTGTCTGAAATCAATCTGATACGCCGAAAAATTGTTAAATTTTCTAGAACAGTAAGCTCAGGATAACAAGGGGGAGTTTCAACGATGTGTCCTACGCTTCTCCAAATACGATGATTAGTGGAAGTTATTTTTTTCCCTTTTATATAGCAAGTGCCTTCTGTTGGTTTGATCATGCCAAGTAACATTCTAATCGTTGTCGTTTTACCAGACCCATTTAATCCGATAAATCCATATATTTCTCCTTCACAAATGTTTAACGAAACATCTTTAACAGCCTGAAAACCTTTGTAGTTCTTTGATATACGGTTTGATTTAATGACTGTTCGCAATTTACTCCCCCTCCTCTTTGATAAGACCATCGACAATCAGATCAATAAACAGTTCAATTGTTTCCGTATAAACTTCTACACCAATTTCTTTTTTATGAAGTGTTAATAAAAATAAAGAACGAAGCATAGCCGCAATGATCTCGGGGTTTGCTTCAAGAAGTACTCCTTCCTTTTGCCATTTTTCGATCAAAGGGAATAATGCAGCAGAATCATTATTATAATGTTCCACGAGTTTTTCAGGCGGTAACTTTCTAAGCAATGCTTCCATATTATTTTCAAAATACAACTGACGAATCAGTGGATTTGTTTCGATTATATCGATTGTCTGAAGGAGTAATTTTTTGATTTCTTGCTTAGGTTGATTATCCTTCTGGATATCTATACTAAGGAATTGTTTCTTTATTTGCTCCTCTTCTTTTTCAAGGATCTCGAAGTACAGCTCTTCCTTTGAATTGTAAAATTTATAAAATGTTCCTGGAGCAATACCAACATTTTTAGTGATTTCATTAATGCTGGTTTTTTGAAGTCCAAATTTACTAAAAAGAACCTTTCCTTGTTCTATAAGTGAATTAGTAATAACGTGTTTTTCATAACCTTTAAAACCTTTCGGCATGTTCAGTCCTCCATTATAATAAATTTATGAATATAAAAATTATATATTCATAAATTATAATATTTTTTAGGATTAATTTCAATGGCTTTTTGCTTGTCGGATAAAGTTTTTCGATTACCCGAAGTTTATAAAGGTATACCTTTAAGGCCAGGAAGACATGGAATAGCACTTGGGTACCGGTTGTAGGAGCAGGTGTAGGAATTATTGCTGGAATAATTTATATTTTTTATGCTTTTAGTGTAACGTTGAAGATGATTATTACTGATCAAGATGTGGCATTATAACAATGATCTGCCGCAATCGTCGTAGCGCAATTGTCGAATAAATGTAGACAGTTTTAGCCTTACATTGTGTTCATATAAACAACGTGAGAGACTAATTTTTATTTTAGTCTTGATTTTACGAGGTGACAGGTAATACTATCCATTTGATAGTCGTAAACAAAAACCGTCATCCATATATGGACTTGTTCATACGTTGATACGATGATTGCAACTTAGAAGAAAGTTGTGAATGAAAGCATAAAATGGGGGGACTGGGTGAACCAAACCTCTATCTCTGGTGGATGGCACTTTTCAATAGTACAACCATCCGGTTTGAGGTGTCATTCCCCGTTGTCCCCATTCATTGACCAATTGATGAAATAAAAAGGGAAGACAATTTATAAAAACGGTGGACATGTTAAGCTGAACGTTAGAAAATAGTAAAGGAAGAAGTAACTTACGGAAAAAAAGAGGAGCATACCAAATGGGGAAGACGATGATGAAAAAAAAACGTAAACGCCGTGCACTGCTGATCAGCCTGGGATCCATTTCTGCGCTTCTCTTTCTTACGATCGGAATTTTCATGATAGCTCATATCGTCAATGAGCAGCAAATGAATCGTTTTTTAGATGGCTGGTTATCCGGTTACAGCAATGATGAAATCCCGGCCGAATACTTTCCGATATATCAAGACGCTGCCCAAGAGTATGAAATCCCCTGGCAAGTGCTAGCCGCCGTTCATCGTATTGAGACAAAATTTTCAACGATGGATCCGATGGTTTCGCCCGTCGGCGCGGAAGGGCACATGCAGTTCATGCCTTGTACCTGGCACGGTTGGAGTCACCCGAGTTGTGATGATGTCGGAGCAGGGGATATTCCCGAGGACGAGCTCACCGATCCGGCCATGATTGATACGAACGGGGGATATGGTGTGGACGCGTCAGGGAGTGGCGACGCTGACCCTGGGATGAAATAGATGCCATTTTTTCCACGGCTAATTTTTTAGCTTCCAACGGCGCTGATGTCGGGGAACTGGAAAACGCCTTGTATGCCTATAACCGTTCTGAATTGTACGTGGATGAAGTCATGACTTACTACGATATCTATCGGAACGAAGGTTATCAAGTGAAAAAATAATCATCAGGGGGAGTGCACAATTTCGTCAAATGCCCATTATAATCACGTATCTCCAGGAAAAATAGTTTCCAGGAATGAGGTCTATATTACGATTGCCACCCTCATTGGCATCACACTTGTCGTCCCTCTTGGGTTGGCTCGCTTGCTTTTTGGAGTATAGCCACGCGCCAAAAACTTCTTTATGGTGTCTTTTCTACGATCCTTTCTGTTAGTATTTAGCTTCATACATTCATACAGTAGTATGGAAGAAGATGCTTCCGTTGATGGCGGTGAAGAGGAGAGACGGAAGAAGAGCAGGGAACCGAAGATGAAGGCTTATAGATTAAAACTAAAAGATGAAAGTAATGACGTATGAATAAAAAGAGCAACGCCCCCCCATGGCAGGCTTTTTTTGATTACCAGAGAGATTTTATTACAGGGTGGGGGATTCATCATAATGTTGGGTATAAAAAGGCCTTTGACAAAAGGAATGGTATTTGCTTTACTTAAAACGTTCCAAACTTTTTTATGCCAGTAAATGTCAGGGTTCTTCTTGCTCCATACAGCAGTACATATCTATTCAAGGAGGATTAGGATGAGAAATCAATTTGTTGTCATTGGCCTTGGGAGATTTGGGCAGAGTGTAACGAAAACACTGATTGATAATGAAAATGATGTGTTAGCGATTGATAAAGATGAGCAAATCGTTCAGGAGGTCGCACCGAAAGTCACGCATGCCGTTCAAGTCGATGCGACGGATGAGTCCGCATTAGAACAATTAGGTTTACATAAATTTTCCCATGCTATTGTTGGGATCGGCGAAAATTTGCAGGCAAGCATTTTAACGACACTGATTCTAAAGGAATTAAATGTCGGTGAGGTAACGGCAAAAGCGAAAGATGATTACCACGGTAAAGTGCTCAGTAAAATCGGTGCTGATAATATCGTTTTTCCGGAACGGGATATGGGAGATCGTCTGGGAAATTTGCTAAGTTCCAGTAATCTGATTGATTATCTGGAGCTTTCATCGGAATATAACATGGTTGAAATTCGGGCGCCGAAAGCAATGGATGGATGCACGCTTCAGAAATTAAATATCAACAAGACGTATGGGTGTATTGTGATGGCGATTAAGGATAAAGATGAAGAGGTGAATATCTCCCCTCACATTGAAGATCACATTCATCACGGCGATATTCTTACGATTATTGGAAAGCATAAGGATATCCGTCGCCTTCAAAAAGATTACCGGGAGAAAAGCAGGCTAAAGTAGGTGCGTACGTATGATTTCGCCTAAAAAAACCATTCATTTCAATCCACCGCAATGGATTATTTTCGGTTTTATTATCTTGATTATCATAGGGACAATTTTGCTTGTTCTCCCGCAAGCTTCAACAGATGGCGAAAGTGTCGGTTTTTTAGATGCCTTATTCATGGCTGTTTCAGCGGTGTGTGTCACTGGCCTTGCTGTATTGGAATCTGGTGCAGACTTTTCGAGATTTGGGCAAATAGTGATGATTATTCTCGTTCAGCTAGGCGGTCTTGGTTTCATGATTTTCGGTGTCTCGGTTGCGGTTTTGGTAGGCAAGGTAATGGGGTTGAAGTACCGTCTACTTCTTCAGTCGACCACAAATACGTTTTCGGCACGGGGGCTGATTCGGATAGCCATGATCATGCTGGGCATGGCTTTGCTCCTGGAAGCCATTGTCACACTGATTCTCACGATTCACTGGAGTAGTGAACAACCATGGACAGAGGCGGCGTATTCTGCCTTCTTTCATTCAGTCATGGCCTTTAATAATGCAGGATTCTCGCTTTATGCCAACAGTATGGAAGATTATATCGGGGACCCCGTTGTCAATCTTAGCTTGTCCGTGCTTTTTATTGTTGGCGGCCTTGGTTTTATGGTGCTGGTTGACTTATACCGGCAACGATCATTACGAAAACTTTCCTTACATTCTAAACTTGCGCTTGTGACATCCGGCGGACTTTTGGTCGCAGGGTTCCTTTTCCTTTTCATCGTTGAACTTTTTAACCCGGCAACTGAAGGATTAACCATCTCCGAGCGATTATTAGCAACTTATTTTCAAAGTGTTACGCCAAGGAGTGGAGGTTTCAACACGTTTGATATTGGGAATATGCTCGTCGCCTCCCAATTTTTCATTATCGTGCTTATGTTTATTGGTGCTTCGACCGGTGGCACTGGCGGGGGCATTAAAACAAATACATTTGCCATTCTTGTGCTTGCAACGATCAATACGTTCAGGAGTGGCCATCAAGTCCACGCCTTTCATCGAAAAATTGCCTTGGAAACGGTCATGCGGGCGCTGGCGGTTGTGGTGAGTTCGTTAGCTTGGATCGTGGGAACGACATTACTATTGTCGATCACTGAAGGCATTCATGATATAAATTTTCTCACGGTATTATTCGAATCGGTTTCGGCGTTCAGTACTACGGGGCTTTCAATGGGATTAACAGAAGAACTGTCTCCGGCAGGTAAAATCATTACAATGATTACCATGTTCGTAGGGCGACTAGGGCCATTGACGCTGGCTTACGCATTAACATATAAACAAAGCCCAAGTAAAATCAATTATCCTGAAGATAAAGTGCTTATTGGCTAAAAAGGGACTGATAAAAAGTCAAACATTTTTTAAATAATTGGGTTGACATTATGTGGTTTCTGTATTAGTCTACTGAATATACAACAAAGAATTGAACTTGAATTAAGGATATTGATTAAAAAATGAATACGTGTGTGTGTTAACTGGTGGAGCCTGCTCATTTGCGGGCTCCTTTTGTCTTTTTTGAACATAAGAGCTAGGGCATTGGATGAGTATTTAATGAGAGGGGTTCTGTATGGTTAATCAACCGTTGATATCGCAAGTAAGCGCTATCCTTATTGAGCATGCACGTGAACAAGGGGTATCCGAATTGCAATTACAACGTGCTATTCGGGATGAAGACGTTGATTTTCTAAATAAGGTAAGTGGTGAGCATTTTAAATATGATGAGTTGTTCGCTCATGCATATAGGTATGGTGAGGATCTGGAAAGAGCGTTATTGCAAGGATACCAAATGAATTTTAATACGCTAGAAGGTCTGCAAATATGGCTCATGCAGAAATTTGGCTTTGAAGAAGGCGTTTCCTACCAAATCGAAAAGGGGGAGTTCAAACATATAGTAGTAAAAAACGATATTTTACAAACATTAGAAAGTAGACTTGCCACCAATTGGACAGTAGTTAAAAACGATGAAGATGAAGAGCAAAAAGAACATGACGTATCATTGCAATTAAATACTTGGTTTTGATGAAGGAGAACAGCCAGAGGATGAAGTACTATGAATTTGTTTCCCCATTTTATGCATTGATTAAAGCACAAAACGAACGAAAAGCAAGAGCTATATACAAAAAACAAGTCTGGGAAGGAGGGGGCGATCAATGGCGGGAGCGATCACGAGATTATGCCATAATGAAATTTGCAATGGCTCACGATAGCAGAAACACAGAAGTTAGATTAATGCTTACGGAATTTATGGATGATGAAAATGACGTTTTGTTATCCGATTAAAATTATGGATGGTAGCATTCGTGTGGTTTCCCAGCATTTTTCGGTGGTAAGTTTTCGGAGGGGATCTTAATTAGTGGGAAAAAGGTAGTATTATGGTCAATGTTAATATGGGTAGTTGTTTTTCCAATTAGAATTATACTGATCTTACTGCTTGTTAATAATCTACTCAATAATCCATTGTGATCATTATTTCATTATTATAGTATTTATTATAAAATTAAGGATGGTAAAAATGATGTTTTTGTTAATCGATCAAAATTGCTGAAAAGAATGATCTGATTCAAAATGAAAACTGTCTTTATGCAATGCAACCCTACAAAGGTGATCAGCCGATGAATTATAATATCGGCCTCGTTATTTGGTGATTATCATATTTCACTTCCATCTTTATTCTTCGCTAATTTTTCTCGATCTTTCGCTCCTGGCGGTTGTTCAAGCCATTGATGTTTTATCATGATATCAGCTCCACTTTTGGCAAGCTTGGCATTTTCTAACGATAATCGTTCATAATCAGTTGCAATATCGCTTCGTTGACTAGCGGCTGCAGCTGTCGCATAGTTTCCTACACCTGAGGAAATGAGCAGAGACATATTAAACATCATTAATTTGTCGGAAAACGTTGGGGTAGTAGAGTCACTGACACCTACATCTGGTATGCTTGAGACCTCAATTTCATCCTCTAAAAGCTTGTCAGTAAAAATTTTTGTGTGTTTCTTTGAGACGTCTTTTCCTCGTAGCATAAAATCTTGAACCTCTTTGCGTGGGGAGGTTTGAGCAAAGGCGATACACAATTTCATTCCTATAGAATTCGTGAGGACATTCATATATAAATGGGAAATTTCAACGGCATTTAAGGGACGTTGATCGCTAAAAGGGTTGAAACCACTCATATATGCTTTACTATCTATATAATCGCTGCTTTTAGGGACTTCAATAAAAGGGTGCCTACCAGCGATACCCTTTTCAAGCTCAATTTTGCTTGCTTGATTATAAAGCTTATTTGCTTCCGTTAAGGCTTGTGAAAAATAGGTTCGTATGTCATCCCTGTCACTCAACGAAACAAAGCCACTGTAGGAGAGCATTCCTACTTTCCCCATGTGCCTCATAAAGGATATACAAAGCGTATCTGTAAACAACCATGGCGCGTTCATGTCGACGTCTTGTTCACCAAAACCATTTGGGAATGCGTATGATTCGTCCTCAAAAATGGTGCGTAACTGCTTTAGGTGATCAGATGTAAGATCATAGGCGTACTGCACAATGGGCTTAATGTCTGCGTCTGAAATGTGTTTGAGCATAAAACGTAAGATACAGGCAGACATACTATCATTCATGTAAGCTGTCCAAAGGGAACCAATTTCTGCAGATGTTAAGTGAACATTTTTTGGCATTTTTGGGACCTCCTCCTAAATGGATATTGAGATATGTTATGTTAGATATTGAATTGACACGAAGGTTAAAGGCGCTATCCAGTAGTGACACAGTATAAGTATCACTCATGTCAATCGCATTATGCTTTCCATATATTTACTTCACTAACACCGGTTGTCGCTTTTATGCAAACGGAGCGCCTTAATGGAATAAATAAGTGCCTATTATTGGGGTCAACATCTTTGGGTCAAAGGCTACTTGTGTACAACAGTTGGAACGATCAATGATTAAACGATCCGTCAGTATATTGAAGGTCAGCAAGTTGAAGGCGACGGCATGTTTAACATCGATGAATAACCAGAGAACCGAGTTTCAGTCGGAAAACTTCAGTTGGCTTTCAGCCAAAGGTCTTTTAGCTGGCTTTAGTTGAATAGTGGGCTTTCAGCCGTGAAGGGAACCTACCGGCTTAGGCCAGTAGTCGTTTAGCAAAGGAGGCTGTCTTAGGCTCTGAGAATGACTAAAACAGCGTTTCATTTGTTCTTTTACTCCGGCTCAAGGTAAAGTCATTGCTGAAGGGACCAGCGGAGAACTGAAAGCTTCCGTCGGTTCAGGCACCTTACACGTACGATTGCTTGAACCGGAAACCCGCCCGGAGGCAGACACAGATACTGGCTGAGAAACTTGCCACTGCGATTCACCTTTCACCGATCCGTCCGCCTTTTCAGCCCGAATATCGGATACCGCATGGTATTAGGTATTGCTGCTATTGCAGGGCAGGTTCTTGGTGGTTTTATCGTAGAGGCTGATTTGGGAGGTCTAGGTTGGCGCATGATTTTCCTAATCAATGTACCCATAGGCATTTTTCCCATTATCATGGCACGGTTTATCCCTGAATCTCACGCTCCTGAACGGCCGTTGCTTGATTGGGGTGGCGTGGTGATTGTTAGTCTGGGGCTTATATTATTCCTGTATCCGCTTATTGAATCGCCAAACCATGGATGGACCATCTTATCACTTGCTGCTTCTGCATTGGTGTTACTAGGATTTTGGCGGCATCAGGAAAGACGACGAATGGCGAATCAGCAGCCGCTGGTAGACACAATGCTCTTACGTCAATCCCGGTTTAATATGGATGGCAGTCTGGTATTGCTGATTTATTCTACGTCATCTGTATTTTTCTTAACCTATGCGCTTTTAGTACAAACGGGTCGGTTTGAGCCCGCTTGCCGCAGGAAGTCTATTTGTACCTTGCAGCATCGCATTTACTGCATCTTCCATAGCAGCCGCCCGTCTTGTAGAACGTTTTGGAACCATTGTTATCTTTTGGGGAGCCGTATTCTATACGTTCTCATTTGCTGTATTAATCGGGCAAGTATGGATCGCAGGTGGTGAATTGGTTGCTATTCACCTTATCCCGGCACTTATTTTTGTAGGAATTGGGCAAGGGTTAGTTATGACACCACTCTTGAATCTTGTATTGGGCTTTGTAGAAGAGAGCAAGGCAGGGATGGCATCAGGAGTTATTGCTACTTTACAACAGGTAGGTCCAGCTATTGGTGTTGCAGCAGTAGGCATACTCTTTGGTACCGCAGTTGCTGATGCTGCCGGAGGAGACGCCCAGAGCAGTCTATATGTTTCTGCTTTTGGCAGTGCGATGATTTACAATCTTATCGCTTCTTTGATTTCAGCGTTTCTGATTTGGAAAATGGCAAAAATGAAAGCAAACTGATGGTTACCCAGTCATTTGGTCTTCAGTACATGAATATTGTCATTTTTAAGCTGGCTGGCCGAGTTATTCGTAGTCATTGCACAAATTTTTATCAGGTATGCTCTCTACTTAAATAAAGGTATAAAAATAATCGTGGATGTATTAGCTAACAAATAAATCATACCTATACCCAACTGTCTATCCATTTTCAGTTGGGTTCCTTTTTCTCAAAAAAATTTCATCAAATCTTTGGCAATTTCTAAAAACATTTGTTGAAGGATATGAAAGGGGAAATCATCGCCCACCTTTGCAGCCATTGCGAAGGGAGATGACATGCATGATCAAACCAAGTCGTACCGAATGGCAAATACGCTGTGCGTTTAACGCCTTTTGTAAACGTGTGTTAAAGAATGAAGCAACCAACATTTACAACGAGAGACGGCGACAACAAGCCAAGGAAATGACTTTTTCCGGTTTAACACCCCAAGAAGAAAATCAGCTCTATACCTTAGACAAACATGAAGAAGACGAACGAGATTTTCAAGTGGCCGGGAAAAGAATGACGTCAAGGTTAGTGGCTCAAGCCATGCACACGTTGCCAAAAGAAAAGCGTATCGCTGTCCTCTTATCCTATTTCTTTCATCAATCAGATATAGAGATCAGTCAATTGCTCGATGTTCCACGCAGTACCGTGCAGTATAGGCGGACAAGCGCATTAGAACGGTTAAAACGATTTTTGGAGGAACATGCAGATGAATGGGTTGATTAATACCGAGAACAATGAGCGTGGTTTGTTGCCGTTTCCGGTTATTTTAGCTGCAAATAAGGGTGAAGCCGAAGCCATGAAAGTCGTTATCCAGCATTATGAAAGCTATATGGCCAGCCTGTCCATGCGAAAACTTCAGGATGAGCAAGGAAACATCTATTGGGGCATGGATAAAGATACACATGATCGCTTACGATCCAAACTTATGCAGTCTGTTTTGGCTTTTGAGATTTAAGCAGAGAATGATTAGTATTCCCCTTTCGTTATAATCATTTGATCCTTGACAAACGAGCATGGAAGATAACGCCATGCCTTATAATTAGAAAAATCAGATACGTTCTGCTGATGTTGAGCTACATGATTCTTGCGCCATGACTTTCTTTGGAAACGAGCGATTATCAAGAAATCTAATGTAATCGTGGTGGATTACTGGCGATGACCCATCAGTATGGATAATGATACTCCCCTATAGTCATAGTTTGAGCGTTAGAAGCGTCGCAAAGCAATGAGTAGGGCTGGAAGAAATACTTGCAGGGGTGAAATTCCCGTGGAGCTTTACCAACAGCCGTCTGATTTTTAAAATAGGTAGTGTGGTTGATGAAATATTGGAGTTGATCGTAAATCA
It includes:
- a CDS encoding transglycosylase SLT domain-containing protein, whose amino-acid sequence is MGKTMMKKKRKRRALLISLGSISALLFLTIGIFMIAHIVNEQQMNRFLDGWLSGYSNDEIPAEYFPIYQDAAQEYEIPWQVLAAVHRIETKFSTMDPMVSPVGAEGHMQFMPCTWHGWSHPSCDDVGAGDIPEDELTDPAMIDTNGGYGVDASGSGDADPGMK
- a CDS encoding TrkH family potassium uptake protein; its protein translation is MISPKKTIHFNPPQWIIFGFIILIIIGTILLVLPQASTDGESVGFLDALFMAVSAVCVTGLAVLESGADFSRFGQIVMIILVQLGGLGFMIFGVSVAVLVGKVMGLKYRLLLQSTTNTFSARGLIRIAMIMLGMALLLEAIVTLILTIHWSSEQPWTEAAYSAFFHSVMAFNNAGFSLYANSMEDYIGDPVVNLSLSVLFIVGGLGFMVLVDLYRQRSLRKLSLHSKLALVTSGGLLVAGFLFLFIVELFNPATEGLTISERLLATYFQSVTPRSGGFNTFDIGNMLVASQFFIIVLMFIGASTGGTGGGIKTNTFAILVLATINTFRSGHQVHAFHRKIALETVMRALAVVVSSLAWIVGTTLLLSITEGIHDINFLTVLFESVSAFSTTGLSMGLTEELSPAGKIITMITMFVGRLGPLTLAYALTYKQSPSKINYPEDKVLIG
- a CDS encoding TetR/AcrR family transcriptional regulator, which codes for MPKGFKGYEKHVITNSLIEQGKVLFSKFGLQKTSINEITKNVGIAPGTFYKFYNSKEELYFEILEKEEEQIKKQFLSIDIQKDNQPKQEIKKLLLQTIDIIETNPLIRQLYFENNMEALLRKLPPEKLVEHYNNDSAALFPLIEKWQKEGVLLEANPEIIAAMLRSLFLLTLHKKEIGVEVYTETIELFIDLIVDGLIKEEGE
- a CDS encoding MFS transporter, with amino-acid sequence MSPLAAGSLFVPCSIAFTASSIAAARLVERFGTIVIFWGAVFYTFSFAVLIGQVWIAGGELVAIHLIPALIFVGIGQGLVMTPLLNLVLGFVEESKAGMASGVIATLQQVGPAIGVAAVGILFGTAVADAAGGDAQSSLYVSAFGSAMIYNLIASLISAFLIWKMAKMKAN
- a CDS encoding ABC transporter permease; translation: MKYFLATLHTEGLKIIKSKVIWIIAAAFSIAPLMAGFFMFVLKDPALAESAGLVGAQAQVAGEANWQSYLDLHAQMIGVGGIFVFGFVTSWIFGREYVDNTVKDLLTLPYSRAVIVTSKFLASFMTNIVLSAYIVALGFFIGWIVGLPQWSSAIVMQNLYVILIVTMLTIVLSTPVAFFASYSRGYLAPVGFVIITLIFSQILTAVGHGEYFPWAVPALYSGLTGETIISWSSLIIIGITSLLGFLSTLYWWLFADQH
- a CDS encoding potassium channel family protein, which encodes MRNQFVVIGLGRFGQSVTKTLIDNENDVLAIDKDEQIVQEVAPKVTHAVQVDATDESALEQLGLHKFSHAIVGIGENLQASILTTLILKELNVGEVTAKAKDDYHGKVLSKIGADNIVFPERDMGDRLGNLLSSSNLIDYLELSSEYNMVEIRAPKAMDGCTLQKLNINKTYGCIVMAIKDKDEEVNISPHIEDHIHHGDILTIIGKHKDIRRLQKDYREKSRLK
- a CDS encoding RNA polymerase sigma factor is translated as MIKPSRTEWQIRCAFNAFCKRVLKNEATNIYNERRRQQAKEMTFSGLTPQEENQLYTLDKHEEDERDFQVAGKRMTSRLVAQAMHTLPKEKRIAVLLSYFFHQSDIEISQLLDVPRSTVQYRRTSALERLKRFLEEHADEWVD
- a CDS encoding helix-turn-helix domain-containing protein, which gives rise to MNGLINTENNERGLLPFPVILAANKGEAEAMKVVIQHYESYMASLSMRKLQDEQGNIYWGMDKDTHDRLRSKLMQSVLAFEI
- a CDS encoding ABC transporter ATP-binding protein, with amino-acid sequence MRTVIKSNRISKNYKGFQAVKDVSLNICEGEIYGFIGLNGSGKTTTIRMLLGMIKPTEGTCYIKGKKITSTNHRIWRSVGHIVETPPCYPELTVLENLTIFRRIRLISDTDIVPKVMEQLHLTRYAQKKAGTLSLGNAQRLGIAKALLHSPEILILDEPMNGLDPSGIVEIRKLLQDLAFNRGVTILMSSHLLSEVAKIATKIGIIHNGRLIQEIESIKLSDLLNQQLVIDTRNNQSAISQLTTAGYISKINNKGLIETTDRRAIQDPDKISRLLVYKGFPPTKLTVKEENLESHFLNIIERGGETLQ
- a CDS encoding DUF3231 family protein; translation: MPKNVHLTSAEIGSLWTAYMNDSMSACILRFMLKHISDADIKPIVQYAYDLTSDHLKQLRTIFEDESYAFPNGFGEQDVDMNAPWLFTDTLCISFMRHMGKVGMLSYSGFVSLSDRDDIRTYFSQALTEANKLYNQASKIELEKGIAGRHPFIEVPKSSDYIDSKAYMSGFNPFSDQRPLNAVEISHLYMNVLTNSIGMKLCIAFAQTSPRKEVQDFMLRGKDVSKKHTKIFTDKLLEDEIEVSSIPDVGVSDSTTPTFSDKLMMFNMSLLISSGVGNYATAAAASQRSDIATDYERLSLENAKLAKSGADIMIKHQWLEQPPGAKDREKLAKNKDGSEI